One Coffea arabica cultivar ET-39 chromosome 5c, Coffea Arabica ET-39 HiFi, whole genome shotgun sequence DNA window includes the following coding sequences:
- the LOC113689435 gene encoding uncharacterized protein, whose product MYDASTDPEDHLSVFLTHMRLQTAADEIRCKTFPMFLKGKARIWFQGLAPGTIRSFPELARQFVAQFISSKTYAKNATHLMAIRQRSDESLRNFMTRFNTESLQIRDKDEKVVMAAFVNGLRVEDLFYKLAEQPPANLEEFLIRAQAAANVEEVARLKKKSDRGFGYRRGQENPPENKDGPAKKNVFDRLMREKAPAPPPLPEKGYTPLTRPRVQILAVMEAEGMGDRPPKMGTPRNKRNQDRYCAFHRDVGHDTEGCWALRKEIENLIQHSFLGRFVQQGRPGQEHGRTYRGDRGECQRRDRPELRDAPGGHSPDQNTQNLV is encoded by the coding sequence ATGTATGATGCCTCGACCGACCCGGAGGACCATCTCTCGGTCTTCCTGACGCACATGCGCCTACAAACCGCGGCGGACGAGATCCGCTGCAAAACTTTCCCCATGTTCTTGAAGGGGAAAGCTCGGATTTGGTTCCAGGGCCTGGCTCCGGGGACCATCCGGAGTTTTCCCGAGCTGGCCAGGCAGTTTGTCGCTCAGTTCATCTCTTCCAAAACCTATGCAAAGAACGCGACCCACCTGATGGCAATTAGGCAGAGGTCCGATGAGTCACTAAGGAACTTCATGACCCGTTTCAACACGGAAAGCTTGCAGATCAGGGACAAGGACGAAAAAGTGGTCATGGCTGCCTTTGTGAACGGGCTCAGGGTGGAAGACCTCTTCTACAAGTTGGCCGAGCAGCCTCCCGCAAATCTGGAAGAGTTCTTAATCCGGGCGCAGGCGGCCGCCAATGTCGAGGAGGTGGCCCgcctgaaaaaaaaatcagatcgGGGGTTCGGATATCGGAGGGGACAAGAAAACCCCCCCGAGAACAAGGATGGCCCGGCAAAGAAGAACGTGTTTGACCGGCTCATGAGGGAAAAGGCCCCTGCTCCGCCACCCCTCCCGGAGAAGGGCTACACCCCCCTGACACGGCCTAGAGTCCAAATCTTGGCTGTTATGGAGGCGGAAGGCATGGGAGATCGGCCACCCAAGATGGGGACGCCTCGGAACAAAAGAAACCAGGACCGGTACTGCGCCTTTCACCGCGACGTGGGACACGACACGGAAGGATGCTGGGCACTGCGGAAGGAGATCGAAAATCTGATCCAACACAGTTTCCTGGGACGGTTCGTGCAGCAAGGTCGCCCCGGCCAGGAGCACGGGCGCACCTATCGCGGAGATCGGGGTGAATGCCAGCGGCGCGACCGCCCCGAGCTGCGTGACGCGCCCGGGGGCCACTCCCCCGACCAGAACACCCAAAATCTAGTTTGA
- the LOC113691061 gene encoding vascular-related unknown protein 1 encodes MSSSINKFIGSRGTAQSTAEESGWTQYFDDFSSDQKEHDSSSYSNGSPSLVSDAASPNKKESGPCSAFSDQQVPRRLNVKKQRTKKYSCDDLEDTASSPVNSPKVSSLKPMDSTYRKTDESIGNFLGKESRPVALHQSDERSSINFDGKNNGYVELKKKGLCLMPFSMVLHYLG; translated from the exons ATGAGTTCTTCTATCAACAAATTTATAGGTTCTCGAGGAACAGCACAATCTACAGCTGAGGAATCTGGATGGACTCAATATTTTGACGATTTTTCATCAGATCAGAAGGAACATGATAGCTCATCATATTCAAATGGTAGCCCTTCTTTGGTTTCTGATGCAGCTTCTCCCAACAAAAAGGAAAGCGGTCCATGTTCTGCATTTTCTGACCAGCAGGTCCCCAGGAGATTGAATGTCAAGAAACAAAGAACCAAGAAATATTCTTGTGATGATCTGGAAGACACTGCTTCTTCACCTGTCAATAGCCCCAAG GTTAGTAGTTTGAAGCCGATGGATTCGACTTACAGAAAAACAGATGAAAGTATCGGCAATTTTCTG GGAAAGGAATCCAGACCAGTTGCTTTACATCAATCAGATGAAAGAAGCAGCATAAACTTTGATGGAAAGAATAATGGCTATGTGGAGTTGAAGAAGAAAGGGCTTTGCCTGATGCCATTCTCCATGGTTCTCCACTACCTGGGCTAG
- the LOC140007339 gene encoding uncharacterized protein codes for MTDQPLRQILTNPEVSGRMTKWAVELAEYDIGYQSRTAIKAQALADFLAEGASLTLTELNPLREDGRPKEPWALFVDGASSKEGSGAGLLLISPTGEELTYALRFDFPASNNEAEYETLLMGLQIAHQMGITAIKVRSDSQLVVLQVRGEYETKEEIMKKYLIKVQEAIALFDTFEIERVPRSQNKRAAPCQNWHPPRLRT; via the coding sequence ATGACCGACCAGCCCCTACGGCAGATACTCACCAATCCCGAGGTTTCGGGCAGAATGACCAAATGGGCCGTCGAACTGGCCGAATATGACATCGGCTATCAGTCTCGCACAGCCATCAAGGCCCAAGCCTTGGCAGACTTCCTTGCTGAGGGGGCCAGCTTGACCCTAACCGAGCTAAACCCTCTGCGCGAGGATGGACGGCCGAAGGAGCCATGGGCACTGTTCGTAGACGGGGCCTCCAGCAAGGAAGGAAGCGGAGCAGGTCTGCTGCTCATCTCGCCAACTGGGGAAGAGCTGACCTATGCTCTCCGGTTTGACTTCCCCGCATCTAACAATGAGGCTGAGTATGAGACCCTATTGATGGGGTTGCAGATAGCCCACCAGATGGGTATAACCGCAATCAAAGTTCGGAGCGACTCTCAACTCGTCGTCCTCCAAGTTCGCGGGGAATACGAGACCAAGGAGGAGATCATGAAGAAATATCTGATCAAGGTGCAGGAGGCAATAGCCCTGTTTGATACCTTTGAAATCGAGCGGGTGCCAAGATCGCAAAACAAGCGTGCAGCGCCCTGTCAAAACTGGCATCCTCCTCGTTTGCGCACTTGA